The genome window TCTGTGAATATAGCTGAAGCAGTGTCCCTTCTTGGAGCAGGAAGCAGAACAAAGGAAATAGTTGAGGACTCTATTAAGTTCAATCATTACAGAATTGAGGATGAGGAGACTAAGCTCCCCATGGAGGCGCTGGCTTTTCATGTTGCTCTTTTGCTAATGGTCAGAATAGGAGGAAAGTGGCTGGCAAATAGGTTAGCTGTCTCAGTGTCAAAGGCCTATAGGGGGGAGCTCCAGCAATTAGATAGAAGAGAGCTCGAAATTTTAGCTGAACTTCTGGGCATAAAATCAAAATACCATGAATATGCAGAATCGGTCAAGCTGAAGTCGAAAATTCTGAGAGGATCCTTTGTCGAACAAAGCTTTCCGATATCTCTCAGCTATACTGAATATTTGAGAGCGGCCCACAGATTAATGGGAGATGCTCGATGGAAACTATCCAATCAAATGCTAGTAGGGGGAAAAGTTTACCTAGACAGGAGAAGGTTTGAAAGGATCCTCGAGGAAAGAATTGCTGAAAAAATTTCCTATATTGCTGAGAAGTATTTGGAGCTCACAAAGGTACCTGAGCTTCCAAGCCCACTAAGGGAAATAGAATCCAGCTTGAAGGAATCATTGGGGAAAATAATAGAAAGTAAAGAAAAGTCTTCTTTAAACAATGTGGGAAAGCTCCCAATTTCATACGAATCCTTCCCTCCATGTATAAAGAAAATATATGAGAGAGCAACCTCAGGTGAGAACCTGAGTCATGCTGAGAGATTTTCCCTTGCAACATTCATGCTTTCGCTGGGCGTAAACGAAGAAGCTCTTCTTGAGATATTTAAGCATTCTCCAGATTACAATGAAAAGATAGCGAGGTACCAAGTGGAGCACTTAATGGGAAAAAGAGGCAGCAAAACGAAATACAAGCCATATAGCTGTGCGAAAATGAGGACGCTCTCGCTCTGCGTGGCCGATTGTGGGACAAAAACGCCTATGCAGAAGTATTACATCAATTTGAAGGGAGGAAGGAAAAGCATTGAAAATAAGGGTAGTCCTGTTTGATTTCGATGGAACAGTAATAGATACTATGGGAGAATATGCAGAATCTGCCAGTAATATATTAAGTGAGGAAACTGGAATCGATAAGGAAAGGGCAAAAGAACTGTACTTGAGAACTGCTGGAAGGGATTTTTTCACTCAGTTAAGGCTGATTGGATTTGAAGGAGGGGTTGCCCAGAGAGCATACATGAGATTTATTGAGGAAAAGAGAAAAATTTTAAGGAAAAAAGCTATTTCATCCTATGCCATCGAACTCATCAATGATATCAAGAAGATGGGAATAATAGCTGCTCTTTCCACGAACAACGAGTGCAGCTTAATTTACGAAATTCCTGGTATCCATGCTTTCAGCGAAATCCTCTGTTTCGACGGCTTGGATTTCAGAAAAGGATACCCCCATCTGAAGAAGCTTCAGGAGAAATATTCTGTTAGAGAGGAGGAAATTCTTTTCATTGGAGACAGCGATTATGATATTGATACGTACAGCCAGCTTGGCTTGAAAAGCCTGAAAACGAAAGGTATTTTTGATGAGCATGAGGCTAAAAGATTATTGGAGGAAATCAAGAGGATTGCAGATGGTTTGTAGGAAAAATAGAGGCAGGGCCGTTTCGGAAATTGTAGGTATTCTCTTGGCTACCTTAGTAGTTATATCTATAGGGACAGTGTTTATCCTTAGACTAAAAGATGTTCAAGCTTCCTGGTCCTCAGTAATACAGAATCTTATTGGAAATGCCAACTATATAAAGACCGAGCCGAATTTTGGAATTGTCTATTCATATTTGAATATAACGAGTAACTCCTTAGATGTATTTCTCAACATTGCTCCTGGAACTTTGACGATATCTTCAATATACATCAATGGATATAGGATAAACCAGCCCCAGGTTACAATTCTCGTTGATGGACAGCCTGTAGCAATTAGCCAAAGCGGTGAGTTCTCTCTCCTAGGGGGAGATGCTCATAGGATAACAATACTCTTGAGTCAATCTCAAATCAATCAGATATCTTCACAGGGAACGAATTTATTGATAAAAATAGTGAGTAAAGCTGGGATAGAGCAAAGCTCCACATTGGTAGTTCTGTCTTAGAGCGCAGAGCAACCCAAACATACTTTTATAATTACGCTATAATTCCA of Fervidicoccaceae archaeon contains these proteins:
- a CDS encoding HAD hydrolase-like protein, producing MKIRVVLFDFDGTVIDTMGEYAESASNILSEETGIDKERAKELYLRTAGRDFFTQLRLIGFEGGVAQRAYMRFIEEKRKILRKKAISSYAIELINDIKKMGIIAALSTNNECSLIYEIPGIHAFSEILCFDGLDFRKGYPHLKKLQEKYSVREEEILFIGDSDYDIDTYSQLGLKSLKTKGIFDEHEAKRLLEEIKRIADGL